The DNA segment CATAATCTCTACAGCCTAATTACCCTCCGTGGGGCAGCTGGGTTTGCAGTGGGTACGCAGTATAGCCAGCGGTTCCTCACGTTACCATGGTGTGGTTACATGCGTGTAACAGGATATCTGTACAAACCTAACACAGACACGCGTGCAAACCTGTCAGGTGTTTATCAGGCAATAGTTCTGTGAATATAGCAATGCGTGCGATCAGTGGGGTTCTGTGGGCCCGTCTTTGGGTTCTGGGTACTATAATATTCACCCCTTTTGCACCTGCGCATCTAATTTACACAGCGCGTAATCACTGCGCAGCGCGGTCTGATTCATCCATTGTGTGaataagaaaaacagataagtaaacgtttcgcgctaaaaaatatttctccgtggtaggtgcgctatgggttcgggggggggggggggtcctgctcctttcatttgtcctgggccccataatGTCTGTTGGCGGTCCTGGTttgcccaaacacacacaggcatcAATACTTATTAACCCCGCGTGAGACACACGGGGGCAGCTTCATTGTAACGTCACGTAAGCAACTTATTACTTACAATTAGCGCCATTATCTGCGGGCGCGGCACCAGCAGCCATCAGTTTAGGTGGCATATAGGGGGGGTACAGATGTATTACCCAGTGGGGGCAAAGGGAATATAATGCCAATAACCCCTATACCCCAATCCCTGTGATATGCACATCGCCCGCTCATACTATTCCCAGGGACCTGTACCCCGAGATTCAGTACGTTATACCGGGCGCCACATCTGAGAGCCCCCTGCTGTGTATCCGCAGTGTGCTTagtgtgttactgtatatatatatgtgcctaTTCAGCCCCACTTATTCTACTTATTACttataataaagtgttttaataatCCAATATTCCTAGTCACTAAATGAGGGGCCATTAATATGCTTACTTGTTTGGTCTACAATAGGTTCTGTCCCTGAACCAGTCCTGTTACACCTGACACATACTTTGACCACAGGAGAGGGCGCTGTAATGGGCTCTTAGGTCCTGTTCCTGCTTTGGTAACAATACCTAAATTCTCTGCTCCGATGACTCATATAGAGACAGACGGGGGTATTATACGCTCACGGGTATATAGTCTGGTATAGAATTTATTACGTACGTTCCTCTCAATGCTCGTCTTATGTGTTACTGGGtcccatgtactgcaggaacatgctgaGGTGTATAACACACAGCTGACTTAAAAGGTTACCtaacccctgaagtgcaacacctGTCACATGTCACCAAACGCCCCATGTGAGCACAGATACTGTAGGTAACATGCTGCATATTCTTATAACTACTCTTATTCCtcatagtgtatactgcagcCAGGAACTTACAGGGTTAATAGTCTGAGTAACAAACTCCCGCCCCTGTGTGCTGAGAAGGGAAACGCCCCACTGGTTATATGAGAGAAAGGAGAATGTAAGTTTCGTTTCCTGTTGCTGCTTCCAAGCATGGCGTCTGCTGGTCTGAGAGAGGAGCTAACCTGCCCCATCTGCCTGAGCACTTATACCCAGCCTGTAACGCTGAGATGTGGGCATAACTTCTGCCAGGGCTGTATTGGGAGTGTGTGGGATTCCCAGGGGGGATCTGGGCTTTATACCTGTCCTGAATGCAGAAAAAGGTTTCGGGAGCGTCCtgcactgcagaggaacctgaAGCTGTGTAACATAGCGGAGCGTTTCCTTTCTACTCAGCCGGAGCAGGAGGAGGCGGTGATCTTCTGCACTTACTGTGTTACCTCCTCTGTACCCGCTGCTAAAACATGTCTGCTGTGTGACGCCTCCCTGTGTGATATTCACCTAGAGAGACACAGCAAGTCAGAGGAACACGTCTTATCTGAGCCAACCACCTCCTTAAAGACCAGGAAATGCCCCGTCCACAAGAAGCTCTTGGAGTGTTATTGCACTGAGGATGctgcctgtatctgtgtgtcctgCTGGGTGTTTGGGAGCACAGGGGACACCAGGTGGAGTCGCTGAATGAGGCCTctgagaagaagaaggagaaacTGAGACATGTTCTGGAGAAACTGACCTCAGTGAGAGAGGAGACTGAGAAAAGATCCAGAGTCTGCAGGAACGCAGGAGAGACGCGCAGGAAAAAGCAGCTGGGGAGACAGCCCGAGTCACTGCCCTGATTAGGGACATCAGGGAACAGCTGGAAGTCCTAGAGAAGCGAGTCCTGAGTGAGATCACCAGGTGGGAAGAGCAGGTTTCTCTCCGAGTCTCTGATCTAATCCAGCAGCTGGAAATAAAGAAGGACGAGCTGTCCAAGAAGATACTTCACATTGAGGAGCTGAGCAACATCACTGATCCATTAACTGTCTTACAGGGACGGGAATCAGACAATGCTGACTTCTGTGGTGCTGAGGAGGGAGGTaatgaggacagagagagagggggtaataaGGTCCCTGCTGTAGGGGATTTGTATGAGGTTCTGATCCCACTGACCTTACAGAGATTAGCTGATATTGTGACTGATCTAAAAGCAAAGAGCGGGTTCTGTGTGCAGGGGGATTCAGGCATATTACTGGATGTAAATACAGCTGGTAATCATGTATCTGTATCAGGTGACCTGAAAACTGCATCCTGCTCAGTAACACACCAGTTACGCCCGGATACACCAGAGAGATTTGTGTATCATCAGGTTTTAAGCAGCAGGAGTTTTTCCTCAGGACAACATTACTGGGAGGTGGAGATCAGTGACTCAGGGGGCAGGAGGGTAGGGATTTCCTATCCCAGTATAGTAAGGAAAGGAGGTCAGTCCTGCATAGGAGATAATAAGAAGTCCTGGTGTTTGTACATGCAGGGTAATTATCATACAGTGATACATGACAGAATACTTACACAGATATATCCCGAGTCTCGCGTGCAGAGATTAGGAATATACCTGGACTATGAGGCTGGGCGGCTGTCCTTTTATCAGCTGTGTGACCccatcagacacttacacaccgtCACTGCCACCTTCACTGAGCCTCTTCATGCTgcgttctgtgtatgggagaatggCTGGGTCAGAATCAGGAGCTAGGAGTACTGATCCCGGCCCAGCAGGGAACCCATAGATatagtgtatattgtgtttgtggGTTTGTGTGCGCTCTCATTGGCTCCCATTGGCTCtcaagctctcccattggctgactgcggggcGGGCCTTTTCTCTTATTGGCTCTCCTTGCCTGACTatggggcggggccttgctgcagtgttgtgggggagggggagggttgtgGTTACTACAGATCTGCGCATTGATTGGTTGAATTATTATGATGTCACAGTTTTAcatgggattctgggacttgtagttcacgTCTGTAAATAAATTGTAACAGAAGAGaagcaggactacaactcccagaagcccctgcaGGCGAGAGAGATGACATGACAAGAGACGGCCAATCTCAATCAGTGCAGttgtggagagagaaagagacagagggtgagtaaGTGGGAGAGACATCACAGGCAGACGTGTGGGGTGATTgctcacacagacaggacccacagcccctcacatctgtccctcccactgcagggtgacacagacaggacccacagcccctcacatctgtccctcccactgcagggggacacagacaggacacacagcccctcacatctgtccctcccactgcagggggacacagacaggacccacagcccctcacatctgtccctcccactgcagggtgacacagacaggacccacagcccctcacatctgtccctcccactgcagggggacacagacaggacacacagcccctcacatctgtccctcccactgcagggggacacaggacccacagcccctcacatctgtccctcccactgcagggggacacagacaggacacacagcctctcacatctgtccctcccactgcagggtgacacagacaggacacacagcccctcacatctgtccctcccactgcaggggacacagacaggacacacagcccctcacatctgtccctcccactgcagggggacacagacaggacacacagaccctcacatctgtccctcccactgcagggggacacagacaggacacacagcccctcacatctgtccctcccactgcagggggacacagacaggacacacagcccctcacatctgtccctcccactgcagggggacacagacaggacccatagcccctcacatctgtccctcccactgcagggagacacagacaggacacacaacccctcacatctgtccctcccactgcagggggacacaggacacacagcccctcacatctgtccctcccactgcagggggacacagacaggacacacaacccctcacatctgtccctcccactgcagggggacacaggacacacagcccctcacatctgtccctcccactgcagggggacacagacaggacacacagcccctcacatctgtccctcccactgcagggagacacagacaggacacacaacccctcacatctgtccctcccactgcagggggacacagacaggacccacagcccctcacatctgtccctcccactgcagggggacacaggacacacagcccctcacatctgtccctcccactctagggggacacaggacatacagcccctcacatctgtccctcccactgcagggggacacaggacacacagcccctcacatctgtccctccactgcagggggacacagacaggacacacagcccctcacatctgtccctcccactgcagggggacacagacaggacacacagcccctcacttctgtccctcccactgctgggggacacaggatacacagcccctcacatctgtccctcccactgcagggggacacagacaggacacacagcccctcacatctgtccctcccactgcagggtgacacaggacacacagcccctcacacctgtccctcccactgcagggagacacagacaggacacacagcccctcacatctgtccctcccactgcagggggacacaggacacacagcccctcacatctgtccctcccactgcagggggacacagacaggacacacagcccctcacatctgtccctcccactgcagggggacacagacaggacacacagcccctcacatctgtccctcccactgcagggtgacacagacaggacccacagcccctcacatctgtccctcccactgcagggggacacagacaggacacacagcccctcacatctgtccctcccactgcagggggacacagacaggacacacagcccctcacatctgtccctcccactgcagggggacacagacaggacccacagcccctcacatctgtccctcccactgcagggggacacagacaggacacacagcccctcacatctgtccctcccactgcagggggacacagacaggacccacagcccctcacatctgtccctcccactgcagggtgacacagacaggacccacagcccctcacatctgtccctcccactgcagggggacacagacaggacacacagcccctcacatctgtccctcccactgcagggggacacaggacacaccgcccctcacatctgtccctcccactgcagggggacacagacaggacacacagcccctcacatctgtccctcccactgcagggtgacactaaAAGAAATACCCACAGTCCCTCTCTTCTGTCCCTTTGTCTTGGGCCCCATAATTTCTGTTGGCGGTCCTGGTttgcccaaacacacacaggcaccaaTACTTATTAAccccgcgtgagacacacagcgcgggttaagatgcatagccagtagccaaccccacactgatgagacccattaaggtggAAACAGCTGTCTCTGGgcgggttactggctctgcatcttaaccctggctgtgcttaaagcggtgaccatgcagcaagcttaagcctatagggaaccatgtttaaaatggttatgaagcaaaaagtggcactgtgtgctcatttgcatgtcatttcccagaatcccttgctgcagtgtaagtgctgtgtgctgggtgataatggtgaaaggcgtaagacatgtaaatgagcatacagtaatatttccatttgatatatatatatatttatatatctcacATACCTGTCCTGGGGATATCTGATTGCGTTAATCTGTGTTTAGTTCCTGTTCTGGGAGCCAGCGTATAGAAGTAATATAGGAGCGTatacccattacatatatatgtttgtgctGTGTCAGTAAATGGAAATGCTTTATAATATAAGAATTGTATGATGCAGAATAACATATTCCTGCTTCTCCCTGAGAATGTTTGTCAGACAAGTGTTTCTCTCACCGCGTCTCTCATCTCATTTAATAAATGTTATCACAATATTTCTCCGCGTGTGATACTGTAAAGAGATGCGTCAGTCCCCCGGATATAACTCTGCCGCGGAGTTATTTTGGCCCTAGGTGGGACGGCAGCTTTAAAGGCGCGTGGgataataatataatatctgATAGTCTTATTAATCGtgtcacctcccaatgagcgtttATCTATTCCTGTTATtctgctgtgtgcagtgattcCTGCCTTTCTTGTTATGCTGCAGCATATAATATGTAGTGGGGATATCTGCCAAACATTTACGTTTCATAGggataaaacctgtcctgttcataGGAAATAATGGGGTTACTGTCCCGTAAACAGATGTGTCAGTTCCCCGGTGTATAAAAAGGAGGgatgagagaccccctagtgagactgaagggaGAGACCCCCCCCTAGTgcgactgaagtgagagaccccctagtgagactgaagtgagagaccccccctagtgagactgaagtgagagacccccctagtgagactgaagtgagaaaccccctagtgagactgaagtgagagacccccctagtgagactgaagtgagacccccccctagtgagactgaagaaagaccccccctagtgagactgaagtgagagacccccctagtgagactgaagtgagagaccccccctagtgagactgaagtgagagaccccccctagtgagactgacgtGAGAGActccccctagtgagactgaagtgagagacccccctagtgagactgaagtgagagacccccctagtgagactgaagtgagacacccccatagtgagactgaagtgagagaccccctagtgagacacccccctagtgagactgaggtgagagacccccctagtgagactgaagtgagagacgcccctagtgagactgaagtgagagacccccctagtgagactgaagtgagagacccccctagtgagactgaagtgagggacccccctagtgagactgaagtgagagaccccccctagtgagactgaagtgagagaccccccctagtgagactgaagtgagggacccccctagtgagactgaagtgagagaccccttagtcACTAGTTGCCGGGCAGAGATAGCAGCGCTGTTCTCACGCGCTATTGTCACACTCAATTTGCTCCCTGACCAATGCAATGTAGTATCAGCCAGGCAGTGACAAAAACTGtaataaagcgcaacaaataCTGTGATATCCTCGCGCTGCAGCCTAAACACCAGCGGTTTCCCCCAAACCCGCAAATTAAACCCTAAACAGAGCAGTGTTCCTGGCGCAAAGGGATGAAACGGTTAATACTGTATGTGCGAATGAGCCCAGTGTTAGTTACACTGAGACACACATAATACTGTGACTGCGAGTAGGAGATTCTCCGGGTCAGCTCGCGCTTTGTACCCCTCATATGGAGAAACGCAAGGATATAGTGCGTTCACATTTACTGTAAGGTGCCAGCAACACAGAGgggacagtaacacacacacactctccccgctggtaacacacacacacactctccccgctggtaacacactcacgctctccccactggtaacacacacacactctccccgctggtaacacactcacgctctccccgctggtaacacgctcgcgctctccccgctggtaacacgctcgcgctctccccgctggtaacacactcacgctctccccgctggtaacacgctcacgctctccccgctggtaacacactctccccgctggtaacacactcacactctccccgctggtaaca comes from the Ascaphus truei isolate aAscTru1 unplaced genomic scaffold, aAscTru1.hap1 HAP1_SCAFFOLD_505, whole genome shotgun sequence genome and includes:
- the LOC142484996 gene encoding LOW QUALITY PROTEIN: E3 ubiquitin/ISG15 ligase TRIM25-like (The sequence of the model RefSeq protein was modified relative to this genomic sequence to represent the inferred CDS: inserted 2 bases in 2 codons), which gives rise to MASAGLREELTCPICLSTYTQPVTLRCGHNFCQGCIGSVWDSQGGSGLYTCPECRKRFRERPALQRNLKLCNIAERFLSTQPEQEEAVIFCTYCVTSSVPAAKTCLLCDASLCDIHLERHSKSEEHVLSEPTTSLKTRKCPVHKKLLECYCTEDAACICVSCWVFGXHRGHQVESLNEASEKKKEKLRHVLEKLTSVREETEKXIQSLQERRRDAQEKAAGETARVTALIRDIREQLEVLEKRVLSEITRWEEQVSLRVSDLIQQLEIKKDELSKKILHIEELSNITDPLTVLQGRESDNADFCGAEEGGNEDRERGGNKVPAVGDLYEVLIPLTLQRLADIVTDLKAKSGFCVQGDSGILLDVNTAGNHVSVSGDLKTASCSVTHQLRPDTPERFVYHQVLSSRSFSSGQHYWEVEISDSGGRRVGISYPSIVRKGGQSCIGDNKKSWCLYMQGNYHTVIHDRILTQIYPESRVQRLGIYLDYEAGRLSFYQLCDPIRHLHTVTATFTEPLHAAFCVWENGWVRIRS